One Nerophis ophidion isolate RoL-2023_Sa linkage group LG23, RoL_Noph_v1.0, whole genome shotgun sequence genomic window carries:
- the plbd1a gene encoding phospholipase B-like 1, with amino-acid sequence MFLTTFSLLLFFNVASTAGEVTTATVYWDAQHKAVLLKEGRLGPDGDAFGFLNNTLSSTGWSVLEIRAGYGDTPPTDELTFFLAGYLEGFLTAQQMAAHYTNMYPQLITDPTILGPLQSFMKQQDSWTREQVKTKKSSDPVWTHTGFIVAQMDGLQAGAAEWAKRQGKKPLSLFAVQFLNAVGDLLDLIPNLVPSSAAPLKHLKLPGMGHCSALIKLLPGFENLLFAHSSWYTYAATMRIYKHWDFHIAEPHTATGKLSFSSYPGFLVSLDDFYLLGSGLMMTQTTNNVFNSSLFHALTPKSLLAWQRVRLAHSLAHTGEEWASIFSKYNSGTYNNQYMVLDRSKVKLGHSVSDGALTVVEQIPGLVEYSDQTQALRLGYWPSYNVPFHQNIYRLSGYQLMWQHYGQDFSYDLCPRAKIFRRDQAHVKDLDSLKHIMRFNDYKKDPYSQGNPCKSICCRNDLKEEDPSPGGCYDTKVTDFQMAGRFQAQALNGPTTQDGLPPFRWEKFSQVSHQGLPAFYNFTFVSMQPVLFRP; translated from the exons ATGTTTCTCACAACTTTCTCTCTTCTCCTCTTCTTCAACGTGGCCTCCACAGCCGGCG AGGTGACAACGGCCACGGTCTACTGGGATGCCCAGCACAAAGCGGTCCTGCTAAAGGAGGGTCGCCTGGGACCAGATGGCGATGCCTTCGGCTTCCTCAACAACACCCTGTCCAGCACGGGCTGGAGCGTGCTGGAGATCCGAGCCGGATATGGAGACACGCCCCCCACTGACGAGCTGACCTTCTTCCTGGCGGGCTACCTGGAAGGCTTTCTGACTGCACA ACAGATGGCAGCTCACTACACCAACATGTACCCTCAACTCATCACTGACCCCACCATCCTGGGCCCGCTGCAGAGCTTCATGAA GCAGCAGGACTCTTGGACTAGAGAGCAGGTGAAAACCAAGAAGAGTTCTGACCCTGTGTGGACACACACTGGCTTCATTGTGGCGCAGATGGACGGCCTGCAGGCGGGAGCTGCTGAGTGGGCCAAGAGACAAGGCAAAAAG CCgctgtccctgtttgctgttcAGTTCCTGAACGCCGTGGGAGACCTGCTAGACCTGATCCCCAACTTGGTCCCAAGCTCCGCTGCGCCGCTCAAACACTTGAAACTTCCAGGGATGGGACACTGCTCTGCACTCATAAAG CTGCTGCCGGGCTTCGAAAACCTCCTCTTCGCCCACTCCAGCTGGTACACGTACGCCGCCACCATGCGTATCTACAAACACTGGGACTTCCACATCGCCGAGCCGCACACGGCCACCGGCAAGCTATCCTTCAGCAGCTACCCAG GTTTCCTGGTGTCCCTGGATGATTTCTACCTCCTGGGGAGCGGTCTGATGATGACGCAGACCACCAACAATGTCTTCAACTCCTCCCTTTTCCACGCCCTCACCCCCAAAAGCCTGCTGGCCTGGCAGAGGGTGCGGCTGGCCCACAGTTTGGCGCATACAGGAGAGGAGTGGGCCAGCATCTTTTCCAAGTACAACTCTG GAACCTACAATAATCAGTACATGGTGTTGGACAGGAGCAAAGTGAAGCTGGGCCACAGTGTCAGTGACGGTGCCCTGACCGTGGTGGAGCAGATCCCTGGTCTGGTGGAGTACTCGGACCAGACCCAAGCGCTGCGTTTGG GCTACTGGCCGTCCTACAACGTCCCCTTCCACCAGAACATCTACAGACTGAGTGGCTACCAGCTGATGTGGCAGCACTACGGCCAGGACTTCTCCTACGACCTCTGCCCCAGGGCCAAGATCTTCCGCCGGGACCAGGCCCACGTCAAGGACCTGGACTCTTTAAAGCACATCATGAGGTTCAATG ACTACAAGAAGGATCCGTACTCTCAAGGGAACCCCTGCAAGTCCATCTGTTGCCGTAACGACCTCAAAGAAGAAGATCCCTCGCCAGGCGGTTGCTATGACACCAAG GTGACAGACTTCCAAATGGCGGGCAGGTTCCAGGCGCAGGCGCTGAACGGGCCGACCACGCAGGACGGACTCCCGCCCTTCAGGTGGGAGAAGTTCAGCCAGGTGAGCCACCAGGGTCTACCTGCCTTCTACAACTTCACCTTCGTCAGCATGCAGCCTGTCCTCTTCCGCCCTTGA